Genomic window (Stigmatella erecta):
CCCTTCATATCCTCAGAAGATCTGGGGGCTCTCCAGCGAGGAACTCTCCGAGCTGGAGCAGCTCGTGGGGCGCCCGCTGCCCGGGCAGCTCAAGGCCTTCCTGCGCAGCATGGGAAAGGAGCCGGGGGATGTGCTGGCGGCGGGGCTGTGGCCCCAGGCCGGGCGCATCCAGCAGTTCTACCTGAGTGCGCGGCGCTACCGGCTCTCGCCCCGGTACATCTTCATCGCCACCTGCGAGCAGCCGCCGGGCCGTGAGTATTTCTATGACTGTGGATTGCTGGCGGAGGCCGAGGACTGTCCCATCGTCCAGGCCCGCCAGGGCCTGGGCGGCGCTCTGGGAGAGCCTTTCGCGCCAGCCTTTCCCTCGCTGAAGGACATGGTGTTCTGGATGGCGTTTCAAACCAAGCGGATGGAGGCTTTGCCCTTCCGGGCCTTTCTGCGGCCCACGGACTGCGGCTACGGGGCCACCGAGACGGCCGCGATGATTCTGGAGGACCTGGAGGAGCTGATGCCCCGGCTGGGCTTCCGCCGCCTGCCCTACACCAGTGGCCAGAACCCGCTGTTCGAGCGGGGCGACGTGGCCCTGGCCGCGCACGGCTCCTCGGCGCCGCAGGACCTGAGCGTGGTGCTCGCGGCCTCCCAGGAGCGGGAGCGTGCCCGGCTCTGGGAGACGCTCGCCAACACCACCTTGCTCCTCTGAGGCCCCGCTCCGTCTGTTTCTTTACATGGAAAACGGGGAATCGTTGGATCCTCGGCGAGCGCCCCCGGAGGGGGGTTGGACGTGCTCTGCCTTATGAGAGGATGTGCGGGCCGTACCTCCGGGGGGAGAAGCCGCATGATGAAGGAAGAGCGATCGGTCCTGGTGACGCAGCAGCCTCATGCCTTCTTGCGGTTGGTTCCGCGCTCACGGCCTGGGCCCCTCGCGGGGGCCGAGGTCTCGCCCGTGCTCGAGCTGCCTGGCCTGCGCCTGACGCGGCTGGCGCTGGAGGCGGGGGGCCAGGCGCATGCGATGAAGGACATCCGCGGGTTCCGCACCCGGCGCCAGGCTCCGCCGCTGTGCGTGCCGCTGCTGCTGGCGAGCATCTGCGTGGCGCTGGTGGTGCCGGTGATGTTGTCGGCGCCGGGCGTGGTGCCCGTGTACGCGGCGCTCTTGCTCGTGGCGGGGATGGTGGCCGGCGCGCTGCTGTACACGGTGACGGTGCGGGACACGTATGGGCTGATTCTGCGCACGGCCCAGGGCGACCAGGAGGTGTTCCGCTCGCGGGATGCCGAGGCGTTCACCCGGCTGGTGGAGGCGCTGGACCGGACGCTGGTGTGGTGCGCGCCCGAGGCCTTGCCGCAGCCGCCCGCGCGCACCCTGTCCCGCTGACGCGGGCCGCGCCCTTCGCGCCTTAGCGGGGCCGCGACAGGAGCACCGTCTCCAGCGCGTGCGTCCACAGCTCCGTGGCGAGCTTCGTGGCGGACAGCCCCCGGCGGAGCTGGCCCGTGGTGGAGGCCACCGTGAACACGTTCTCCTCCAGGGCGAACTCGGCGGGGCGCTCGGGCGCGGGGGAGGGCTCGCCGGACACCTGGAGCGAGAGCGCGGGCAGCGTGCGCTGCCAGGGCTGGGGCTCGCGCGGACAGTGGGCCCGGAGGGTGGCCTCGAAGGTGCCCTGCGGGGACTGGCCGCAGAGCACCGCCAGGGGCAGGGGCGCCGTCCGGGCCGCCTCCCAGCTTGACGGGGTGAGCCCATCCACGCCGATGAGCGAGAGGCTGAGGTCGGCGATGGCCCCCGAGTGCTTGCCGGTGAGCTGGAGCGCCACCGCCTCCAGCGCGTCGAGCAGGCCCTCCACGCCCCGCCTCCAGGCGGGGAACTCGTGGGGCGCTCCGGGCGTGGAGGGGGCGGCGCCGGGGGCCGGCTCCCCGTCGAATTGCTGGGCGATGTACTCGTAGCGCGCCAGGCCGTGCTCCACGCTCTCCACGAAGAGGGTGGCCAGGGCGGTGATGTCCCCCTGGTGCGCCTGCTTGAGCGCGGTGTGGTACCGGGCCCGGTCCTTCACGCGCAGCACCGTGAGCGGGTAGCCGTGCCGGAAGAGCACCAGGTGGGTGAGGAGCCGGCCCATGCGGCCGCTGCCCACGGCGAACGGGTGGATGGCATCGAACGCGGCGTGCGCCCGGCACGCCTGGAGGATGGGGGGCTCGGAGGCCTCCTGGGAGAACCAGGCGCAGAACGCCTGCACCTGCGCGGGGACGAGCCCGGCCTCGGGCGGCGTGTGGCCCGGGCCGCGCGGGGGCACCGGGGCGCCGCGGTAGGTGCCCCCCTCGGCGGCGTCTCCCGCGCCCAGCACCACGGCGTGGAGGATGCGCAAGTCCCGCTCGGTCAGCGGCAGGCGGGAGCTGGCCAGGGACTCGATGAAGTCCAGCGCCTGGGAGAGATGGGTGGCCTCCGCCTGCACCTTGGGGGGCTTGCCGCCGAAGGTGGGGCCCTCCTCGAGGATGGTGCGCGTCTCCGGCAGGGTGAGGCGGCTGCCCGAGATGGCGTTCGAGTGGTACACGTGGTGCACGCGCAGCCAGTGGCCCACGCCCTCGTCGGCCAGCGCGGGCAGCCGGAGCTGCCGCAGGCGGCGGATCCGCTCGCCGGTGTGCTCCAGCCGTGCCTCCAACCTCGTCTCCCAG
Coding sequences:
- a CDS encoding Fic family protein; amino-acid sequence: MYRYRWETRLEARLEHTGERIRRLRQLRLPALADEGVGHWLRVHHVYHSNAISGSRLTLPETRTILEEGPTFGGKPPKVQAEATHLSQALDFIESLASSRLPLTERDLRILHAVVLGAGDAAEGGTYRGAPVPPRGPGHTPPEAGLVPAQVQAFCAWFSQEASEPPILQACRAHAAFDAIHPFAVGSGRMGRLLTHLVLFRHGYPLTVLRVKDRARYHTALKQAHQGDITALATLFVESVEHGLARYEYIAQQFDGEPAPGAAPSTPGAPHEFPAWRRGVEGLLDALEAVALQLTGKHSGAIADLSLSLIGVDGLTPSSWEAARTAPLPLAVLCGQSPQGTFEATLRAHCPREPQPWQRTLPALSLQVSGEPSPAPERPAEFALEENVFTVASTTGQLRRGLSATKLATELWTHALETVLLSRPR
- a CDS encoding DUF6232 family protein — encoded protein: MMKEERSVLVTQQPHAFLRLVPRSRPGPLAGAEVSPVLELPGLRLTRLALEAGGQAHAMKDIRGFRTRRQAPPLCVPLLLASICVALVVPVMLSAPGVVPVYAALLLVAGMVAGALLYTVTVRDTYGLILRTAQGDQEVFRSRDAEAFTRLVEALDRTLVWCAPEALPQPPARTLSR